One Portunus trituberculatus isolate SZX2019 chromosome 43, ASM1759143v1, whole genome shotgun sequence DNA segment encodes these proteins:
- the LOC123518429 gene encoding uncharacterized protein LOC123518429: protein MQLSAMCFGALFALCIVACCAYKICGPAEEEEWGSRYSVLKPTPNLRLPPELLREIYTLPSAQFSATTRHTAATKSQSSTTPSAGPRREATWPTGGSSVVVESGPRVTSVSRGPLARSAAASLGQLPNGRPGEPPLEDILPAAPPRPATPRGTPKKSPRLPALGSILEGQPCLPTLASLSSSRAREVAGHGAANRLAAHDQTSSTLDLARAAAAINYTHRSRPHPHTAVV, encoded by the coding sequence ATGCAGCTGTCCGCCATGTGCTTCGGGGCGCTGTTCGCTCTCTGCATCGTGGCCTGCTGCGCCTACAAGATCTGCGGCCCcgccgaggaggaggaatggggatcGCGTTACTCCGTGCTCAAACCCACCCCTAATCTCCGCCTACCTCCTGAGCTCCTGAGAGAAATCTACACCCTCCCTTCTGCTCAGTTTTCAGCGACGACTCGCCACACTGCAGCCACCAAGTCCCAGTCCTCCACGACACCCTCAGCTGGCCCGCGGCGAGAGGCAACGTGGCCGACGGGCGGCTCCAGCGTGGTGGTGGAGAGCGGGCCGCGAGTTACCTCGGTGTCTCGCGGCCCTCTTGCAAGGTCCGCGGCGGCCAGTCTTGGTCAGCTCCCCAATGGGCGGCCTGGAGAGCCACCTTTAGAGGATATTCTCCCGGCTGCACCGCCACGCCCCGCCACCCCTCGGGGCACCCCTAAAAAGTCTCCTCGGCTGCCCGCGTTGGGATCTATCCTAGAGGGGCAGCCGTGCTTGCCCACGCTCGCCTCGCTGTCGTCGTCGCGGGCGCGGGAGGTGGCGGGGCATGGGGCAGCTAACAGACTGGCCGCCCACGATCAGACTAGCTCAACCCTCGACCTCGCccgtgccgccgccgccatcaacTACACTCACAGGTCGCGTCCACATCCGCACACTGCCGTGGTCTAG